The Jiangella sp. DSM 45060 genome contains the following window.
CGATCAGCTTGAGGTCGGCCTGGGTGTGCAGGATCGCCGCCTCGATGGTGAGCGCCGCGAGCGCGTCGTGCTGGTGGGTGCGCCGGCTGGTGCGCAGTGTCTGCAGTTCGGCCAGCCGTGAGTCGTGCTGGATGCGGCAGACCTCGCGAATGGCGTCGGGTCCGCGCCGTCCGGCGGCTAGTACCTTGAGGATGAAGTCGTCGCGGTAGCCCGACGTGCGGGTGGTGGGCGTGGCCAGCCACTCGTCGAGGTCGCTGCGGCCGGCCGACGTGATGAGGTAGACGGTGCGGTCGGGCCGCGAGTCCTGCGGCACGGTGTGTGAGCTGACCATGCCGTCGCGATGCAGCCGGTCGAGGATCTGGTAGACGTGGCCGATGTTCAGCCCACCCCACTGGGGTCCGACGGCCTTCTCGAAGTTCGCCTTGAGCTCATACCCGTAGCTGGGTCCGTCGGCCAGCAGGGCGAGAACGGCATGCTGAAGCGGCACACCATCACTGTAAGGGTGAACACGTCGTTCCATCGACATTCGCGCGACGTAATCCGTGGTCGTGGCGGCTGTCATGTCACCGCGCAGCACCTCGGAGCAGGTCGGAGGCCGAATCGACGCTCCGGGACACGCCGCGGCGGGCGCGGTTCGGGACACGTGGGGTTGCGCGGGGGTGAGAGAATCAGCCCTGGCCGTTTGTCGTGCTGAGCCGAAGGTCATGATGATCAGATGAGACGGCAGGGTCCCAGCGACGCTGCGGACGTCCGGTCGGGGGGACACGACCGGTTCCCGGGTGCGCCCATCTCGCTGAACGACGTCACCCGCTTCTACCGCCAGGGTGGCGCGCAGGTGCCCGCCCTCGTCGACGTCACGCTCGACGTCCGCGCCGGCGAGACGGTCGCCGTCGTCGGCCCGTCGGGGTCCGGCAA
Protein-coding sequences here:
- a CDS encoding PadR family transcriptional regulator, with product MPLQHAVLALLADGPSYGYELKANFEKAVGPQWGGLNIGHVYQILDRLHRDGMVSSHTVPQDSRPDRTVYLITSAGRSDLDEWLATPTTRTSGYRDDFILKVLAAGRRGPDAIREVCRIQHDSRLAELQTLRTSRRTHQHDALAALTIEAAILHTQADLKLIEAVESRADEPLATVGQAPGAQAKDIDDDQDRKARHAS